One window of the Tachypleus tridentatus isolate NWPU-2018 chromosome 10, ASM421037v1, whole genome shotgun sequence genome contains the following:
- the LOC143229412 gene encoding uncharacterized protein LOC143229412 — MDGSNEKKREDEVLQKKGWKEYNADNQKVERENTNNKEYSHRITSGSHHRIIHYSDGSEDKRYSGNEENMRETRTKEIIYIRDNRKDSGVPVYPRRTEEERSYQEVDKSSHTRPVVKHSSSYHSGAFHQNGNVRSRHDSYSSSGQDNGSQQLNFSRYHKTGNPHPNTRSISSRQSLYSGNVVLSDNQTRNRQQDQQEKIKPVDYEEYWEKRYGKNKEGESFHFQNMDPDHSVVHIRNLEHLNDSRTEQRGHLYNRNQNAPIPIEMDERNDRRRLQTNTPGNQNNETIIQERIIIRELKENDDPEKFNILQHEISARDPSESQISARDPFESQISARDPSEPDGDQINTEARRGSLDDKNGGTTGRNATGQFQSSYQRPSEERFLDDQSHQQDGQTHTVYKTHVITKTYVTDRKSPENNSFSPKYQTGETHSNTKTSPEISSSHHTSFSVRHTEGLTEETKYSISPEDRTTRENISSDNPEKDANPTRSDDPESGVNSASSVKSNVQIIDKPLKVKKVPRYMEWYNKEKEDKPENNNSS; from the coding sequence AGATGAAGTTCTTCAGAAAAAAGGATGGAAGGAATACAACGCTGACAACCAGAAAGTAGAAAGAGAGAATACAAATAACAAAGAATATAGCCACAGAATTACTTCAGGATCACATCATAGGATAATTCACTATTCCGATGGTTCTGAAGACAAAAGGTATTCTGGGAACGAAGAAAATATGAGAGAGACCAGaactaaagaaataatttatattcgaGATAACAGAAAGGATTCTGGCGTTCCTGTTTATCCTAGACGGACTGAAGAAGAACGTTCATACCAAGAAGTTGATAAAAGTTCTCACACACGACCTGTGGTTAAACACAGCTCAAGTTATCATTCAGGTGCCTTTCATCAGAATGGAAACGTTCGTTCTCGGCATGATTCCTATTCGTCATCTGGACAAGATAATGGAAGTCAGCAGCTTAACTTCTCTCGTTATCACAAGACAGGAAATCCCCATCCAAACACAAGAAGTATTTCATCTAGACAGTCTCTTTACAGTGGGAATGTGGTTCTTTCCGATAACCAAACACGAAACAGGCAACAAGATCAACAAGAGAAGATAAAACCAGTGGACTACGAAGAGTACTGGGAAAAGCGATATGGTAAAAATAAGGAGGGAGAAAGTTTTCATTTCCAAAATATGGACCCAGATCATAGCGTTGTCCACATAAGAAATCTTGAACACCTGAACGATTCAAGAACAGAACAACGTGGCCATCTTTACAACAGGAACCAAAATGCACCAATACCAATAGAAATGGATGAGAGAAATGATAGGAGGAGATTGCAGACAAACACTCCTGGAAaccaaaacaatgaaacaataattcAAGAACGTATTATAATAAGAGAACTAAAAGAAAATGACGATCCCGAGAAATTCAACATTCTACAACACGAGATATCAGCTAGAGATCCTTCTGAGTCTCAGATATCAGCTAGAGATCCTTTTGAGTCTCAGATATCAGCTAGAGATCCTTCTGAGCCAGATGGTGATCAAATCAACACTGAAGCTAGACGTGGGAGCTTGGATGATAAAAATGGTGGAACAACTGGCAGGAATGCCACAGGTCAATTTCAAAGTAGTTATCAACGACCTTCAGAAGAACGTTTTCTTGACGACCAGTCACATCAACAAGACGGTCAAACACATACTGTATACAAAACCCACGTGATAACCAAAACATATGTCACAGACAGGAAATCTCCTGAGAATAATTCATTTTCTCCAAAATATCAAACAGGTGAAACTCACAGCAATACCAAAACAAGTCCTGAAATCTCTTCGTCCCACCATACATCTTTTTCAGTAAGACACACTGAAGGACTAactgaagaaacaaaatattctatcaGTCCTGAAGATCGAACGACGAGAGAAAATATCTCATCAGACAATCCAGAAAAGGATGCTAATCCAACCCGTTCAGATGACCCTGAAAGTGGTGTTAACTCCGCCTCTTCAGTAAAGTCCAATGTTCAAATAATCGATAAACCATTGAAAGTTAAAAAAGTTCCTCGTTATATGGAGTGGTACAACAAGGAGAAAGAAGATAAACCAGAAAATAACAATTCAAGCTAA